A stretch of [Clostridium] scindens DNA encodes these proteins:
- the spoIIAB gene encoding anti-sigma F factor encodes MENTNEMQLIFDSRSSNESFARVTVAAFMTSLNPTVEEVSDVKTAVSEAVTNAIIHGYESEVHNIYIRCRTEGKTLYLEIEDEGKGIEDVKQAMESLFTTKPELERSGMGFSFMEAFMDKLEVESVPGKGTTVKMEKTIGKGRRLWTTQSL; translated from the coding sequence ATGGAGAATACCAATGAAATGCAGTTAATCTTTGACAGCCGCTCATCCAATGAATCCTTTGCCAGGGTGACGGTAGCGGCCTTTATGACATCCCTTAATCCTACGGTGGAAGAGGTATCGGATGTAAAGACGGCGGTGTCGGAGGCGGTGACCAACGCCATCATCCATGGATATGAGAGCGAAGTACATAACATCTATATCCGCTGCCGCACAGAAGGCAAGACCCTCTATCTTGAAATTGAAGATGAAGGGAAGGGAATCGAGGATGTCAAGCAGGCGATGGAGTCGCTTTTTACCACGAAGCCGGAATTGGAGCGGTCGGGAATGGGATTCTCTTTTATGGAAGCCTTTATGGATAAGCTGGAAGTGGAATCAGTCCCGGGCAAAGGAACAACGGTAAAGATGGAAAAAACAATTGGAAAAGGACGTAGACTATGGACCACACAATCGCTTTAA
- a CDS encoding COG1361 S-layer family protein, translating to MKKLKQILSGVFIAALVAVSAVPAQKAEAAVPELSIASKDNKVPVYQAGKAQKWTLVVSNHTGQDMGNVVIAPELGDTGDAWPFQTDFQSYRTAISIPANSQKEVVFEFTQREDVPTARYTLVFKGYIGDDQEAKVTQNFYVNTTAKPEEKKDSTPGGGSDQPQAVYAGGDEGIEAGGFSNGGASFSGGGSEGSGSVPRVIVTGFTTDPAEVRAGSDFTLTIHLKNTSKSTKVSNMLFNLNAPTEGKDEQTMAPAFLPTSGASSIYLDGIAANGTADISIQLNAKADLLQKPYSIDMGMKYEDANAAQIEAASSISIPVKQDARFEFSDFDISPQAIAVGEEGNVSCSLYNLGRIKLYNVKATFEGAGIKKEEVFVGNVESGATASIDAMLEGKKATNGPAKVTMTLGYEDEAGKVSTTTKDLQLEVTEMSADDAAMMEIPEEEQGKVPVVPIAVAVVIIAGIAVTVVIIRKKKKKQMLNEEEGLLDELDGPSEDEH from the coding sequence ATGAAAAAATTAAAACAGATACTATCAGGAGTATTTATTGCGGCCCTGGTGGCGGTATCGGCGGTGCCTGCCCAGAAGGCGGAGGCGGCAGTGCCGGAACTATCCATCGCATCCAAGGACAACAAGGTGCCTGTATATCAGGCGGGAAAGGCCCAGAAGTGGACGCTGGTGGTATCCAATCATACCGGCCAGGATATGGGAAATGTAGTGATAGCGCCAGAACTGGGAGATACCGGGGATGCATGGCCATTTCAGACGGATTTCCAAAGTTACCGCACAGCCATCAGCATACCGGCCAACTCCCAGAAGGAAGTGGTATTTGAATTTACCCAGAGAGAAGATGTGCCTACCGCCAGATACACGCTGGTATTCAAAGGATACATTGGCGATGATCAGGAGGCTAAGGTAACCCAGAATTTCTACGTGAATACGACGGCGAAGCCGGAGGAAAAGAAGGACAGCACGCCTGGCGGAGGTTCTGACCAGCCGCAGGCCGTCTACGCCGGAGGAGATGAGGGCATCGAGGCCGGTGGATTCAGCAATGGCGGGGCGTCCTTCAGTGGCGGCGGCTCGGAAGGCTCCGGGTCTGTCCCAAGGGTCATTGTCACCGGATTCACCACGGATCCTGCGGAGGTGCGTGCTGGGAGCGACTTCACGCTGACTATTCATCTGAAGAATACTTCCAAGTCCACCAAAGTCAGCAATATGCTGTTCAATCTGAACGCTCCGACGGAAGGAAAGGATGAGCAGACCATGGCTCCCGCATTCCTTCCTACATCCGGCGCGAGTTCCATTTATCTGGACGGAATCGCGGCCAATGGAACGGCAGATATATCCATCCAGCTCAACGCCAAGGCTGACCTGCTTCAGAAGCCTTACAGCATCGACATGGGCATGAAGTATGAAGACGCCAATGCTGCCCAGATAGAAGCGGCTTCCAGCATCTCGATCCCAGTCAAGCAGGATGCCAGGTTTGAATTCAGCGATTTTGATATCAGTCCGCAGGCCATCGCGGTGGGAGAAGAAGGAAATGTTTCCTGCAGCCTCTATAATCTGGGACGCATCAAGCTATATAATGTAAAGGCTACCTTTGAAGGGGCCGGCATTAAGAAAGAAGAAGTGTTTGTAGGAAATGTAGAATCCGGCGCGACGGCATCGATTGACGCGATGCTGGAAGGCAAGAAGGCAACTAATGGGCCGGCAAAGGTTACGATGACGCTGGGTTACGAAGATGAGGCCGGAAAAGTTTCTACAACCACCAAAGATCTTCAGCTGGAAGTGACAGAGATGAGCGCGGACGATGCCGCGATGATGGAAATCCCGGAAGAAGAGCAAGGCAAAGTCCCGGTAGTGCCGATTGCAGTCGCTGTAGTGATCATTGCAGGGATTGCCGTGACAGTTGTCATCATAAGAAAAAAGAAGAAAAAGCAGATGCTAAATGAAGAGGAGGGATTGCTGGATGAATTGGATGGACCTTCTGAGGATGAGCACTAG
- the spoVAE gene encoding stage V sporulation protein AE, with the protein MDYLKAFLIGGLICALVQILLDRTKLMPGRIMVLLVCGGAVLGALQLYQPFQDFAGAGASVPLTGFGNLLWKGVKEAVEKEGFIGIFLGGFKASAVGISAALIFGYLASMVFDPKMKK; encoded by the coding sequence ATGGATTATTTAAAAGCATTTTTGATCGGAGGATTGATCTGCGCTCTGGTGCAGATCCTGCTGGATCGGACGAAACTGATGCCGGGACGCATCATGGTGCTTCTGGTGTGCGGCGGAGCCGTTCTGGGAGCCTTGCAGCTGTACCAGCCGTTCCAGGACTTCGCCGGAGCCGGGGCAAGCGTTCCGCTTACCGGGTTTGGGAATCTTTTATGGAAAGGCGTCAAAGAAGCGGTAGAGAAAGAAGGATTTATCGGAATCTTCCTGGGCGGCTTTAAAGCCAGCGCGGTTGGAATCTCGGCGGCACTGATATTCGGCTACCTGGCATCCATGGTATTTGATCCTAAGATGAAAAAGTAA
- a CDS encoding SigF/SigG family RNA polymerase sporulation sigma factor — translation MDHTIALIQKSHDGDEEARARLVEENAGLVWCIVKRFYNRGVEAEDLFQVGNIGLLKAIDKFDMSYDVKFSTYAVPMISGEIKRFLRDDGMIKVSRSLKELAYKAYLCQERLQEQWGRDPTITEIAESLNVEREELTMALDASGDIESLHKPIYQKEGQEIRLMDKLPEKEGGEDKILNHMLLQQLLNYLDKDERQLIYLRCFANQTQTQVGRELGISQVQVSRMEKKILKNLRERI, via the coding sequence ATGGACCACACAATCGCTTTAATTCAGAAGTCTCACGACGGGGATGAAGAAGCAAGAGCACGATTAGTGGAGGAAAATGCAGGCCTTGTATGGTGCATTGTAAAAAGATTCTATAACAGGGGCGTAGAGGCGGAAGATTTGTTCCAGGTCGGGAACATCGGACTTCTAAAGGCCATAGACAAGTTTGACATGTCTTACGACGTGAAATTTTCTACGTATGCCGTCCCGATGATATCCGGGGAGATCAAGCGCTTTCTGAGAGACGACGGGATGATCAAGGTCAGCCGTTCGCTGAAAGAACTGGCATACAAGGCATATCTGTGCCAGGAAAGGCTGCAGGAGCAATGGGGCAGAGATCCTACGATTACTGAAATAGCAGAGAGCCTCAATGTAGAGCGCGAGGAACTAACCATGGCACTGGATGCCAGCGGCGATATCGAGTCCCTCCATAAGCCGATCTACCAGAAGGAAGGACAGGAGATCCGCCTGATGGACAAACTGCCGGAGAAGGAAGGCGGAGAGGACAAGATCCTGAATCACATGCTGCTTCAGCAATTGCTGAATTATCTGGACAAAGACGAGAGGCAGCTGATCTATCTGAGGTGTTTTGCCAACCAGACCCAGACCCAGGTAGGCAGGGAACTGGGCATATCCCAGGTCCAGGTATCCAGGATGGAAAAGAAAATTTTAAAAAATCTTAGAGAACGAATATGA
- a CDS encoding stage V sporulation protein AD, giving the protein MIKGQQSIQFEESPFLISSASVVGKKEGEGPLGKMFDMVESEDLFGEDTWEAAESTMQKEACLLAMGKEHLEPADIRYLFGGDLLRQGIATSIGVEGLGIPMFGLFGACSTAGEALALASMSVAGNYGDYMMAVTSSHFGSAEKEFRFPLGYANQRPLSAQWTVTGSGAFILGKKRSHVRITGVTIGKIVDYGLKDSQNMGACMAPAACDTIIQNLEDFGYAPEDYSRIITGDLGYVGQSILFDLMRGRGYDIKKNHMDCGMTIFDQQTQDTHAGGSGCGCAATTLSAYILPKLIKGEWKRILFVPTGALMSTVSFNEGASVPGIAHGIVLEHC; this is encoded by the coding sequence ATGATAAAAGGACAGCAAAGCATTCAATTCGAGGAATCTCCATTTTTGATCAGCAGCGCTTCCGTGGTAGGAAAAAAGGAGGGAGAAGGACCTCTGGGCAAGATGTTCGATATGGTAGAGAGCGAAGATCTCTTTGGCGAGGACACCTGGGAAGCGGCGGAGAGCACTATGCAGAAGGAAGCGTGCCTTCTGGCGATGGGGAAAGAGCATCTGGAGCCTGCAGACATCAGATATCTCTTTGGCGGAGACTTGCTGCGCCAAGGAATTGCCACGTCAATTGGAGTAGAGGGGCTGGGAATCCCTATGTTTGGACTGTTTGGGGCGTGCTCTACGGCAGGGGAAGCTCTGGCACTCGCATCTATGAGCGTTGCGGGAAACTATGGGGATTATATGATGGCAGTTACTTCCAGCCATTTTGGAAGCGCGGAGAAGGAATTCCGTTTTCCGCTTGGATACGCGAACCAGAGGCCGCTGTCCGCACAGTGGACGGTGACCGGAAGCGGGGCCTTTATACTGGGAAAAAAGCGAAGCCACGTGAGGATAACCGGAGTCACCATCGGCAAGATTGTGGACTATGGTCTTAAGGATTCCCAGAACATGGGAGCCTGTATGGCGCCAGCAGCCTGCGACACCATCATCCAGAACCTGGAAGACTTTGGATACGCGCCGGAAGATTACAGCCGGATTATTACCGGGGATCTGGGATATGTAGGTCAGAGTATTCTGTTCGATCTGATGAGAGGCAGAGGGTATGACATCAAGAAGAACCATATGGACTGCGGCATGACCATCTTTGACCAGCAGACGCAGGACACCCACGCGGGGGGAAGCGGCTGCGGCTGCGCGGCCACTACGCTGTCGGCCTATATCCTTCCGAAACTGATCAAGGGGGAATGGAAGCGGATCCTATTTGTCCCCACGGGAGCGCTGATGTCCACCGTCAGCTTCAACGAAGGTGCCAGCGTGCCGGGAATCGCCCATGGAATCGTGCTGGAACATTGCTAG
- a CDS encoding ABC transporter permease, producing the protein MNWMDLLRMSTSNLKRRKLRTFLTVLGVVIGTASIVVMISLGLGMQQSLYREVEQSGGLTTIKVSGAQAGNSMMYSSSRKEEEQPTKYINDQLLARLSKLEHVTLASPVYELPVVLLKGGYEGNGQLLATTPEAMEARNINLAEGSLPKPNSGHLNLVYGNGVLTMFNEKGSGKGYYETGRLPDIDLAKDSVFLILDQEGYYSQGSQNGGEASGSSDSGDGKQAQPKTIAKHVAKASGIVAGSPDEYNANYYNIFCDLDTLKQILKKEFNGRVIPGQPTTKSGKPYKEFCYSYAQLKVDDIDSVDSVARIVREMGYNVETNAEYLDSMKGQFAIVQAVLGGIGAVSLLVAAIGIANTMMMSIYERTKEIGVIKVLGCSLKNIKQMFLIEAAFIGLIGGVIGNILSFLMSFVINILTGNGAAMGIDGNISYIPWWLVILSMGFAMLVGVAAGYFPSLRAMRLSPLAAIRSE; encoded by the coding sequence ATGAATTGGATGGACCTTCTGAGGATGAGCACTAGCAACCTGAAACGGCGCAAACTCCGTACTTTCCTGACCGTCCTCGGAGTGGTCATCGGCACAGCATCCATTGTCGTCATGATATCATTGGGACTTGGAATGCAGCAGTCCCTGTACCGCGAGGTAGAGCAGTCAGGCGGCCTGACTACCATTAAGGTAAGCGGCGCGCAGGCAGGCAACTCTATGATGTACTCTTCCTCTAGGAAGGAAGAAGAGCAGCCAACCAAATATATTAATGATCAGCTGCTGGCCAGGCTGTCAAAACTGGAACATGTAACCCTGGCATCGCCGGTATATGAACTGCCGGTGGTACTGCTAAAGGGCGGCTACGAGGGCAACGGGCAGCTCCTGGCTACGACGCCGGAGGCCATGGAGGCAAGGAATATCAATCTGGCGGAAGGATCCCTGCCGAAGCCAAATTCCGGGCATTTGAACCTGGTATACGGCAATGGAGTCCTGACCATGTTCAATGAGAAAGGCTCGGGAAAAGGATATTATGAGACCGGAAGGCTGCCGGATATCGATCTGGCGAAAGATTCTGTATTCCTGATCCTGGATCAGGAAGGATATTATAGCCAGGGCAGCCAGAACGGCGGCGAAGCCTCCGGCAGTTCGGACAGCGGTGACGGGAAGCAGGCCCAGCCCAAGACCATAGCCAAGCATGTGGCAAAGGCAAGCGGAATCGTTGCAGGCAGCCCGGATGAATACAATGCCAATTACTATAACATATTCTGCGATCTAGATACCTTGAAGCAGATACTGAAAAAAGAGTTTAACGGAAGGGTGATCCCCGGGCAGCCGACGACAAAGTCTGGCAAGCCATACAAGGAATTCTGCTACTCTTACGCGCAGTTAAAAGTGGATGACATAGACAGTGTGGACAGCGTCGCCAGAATCGTCCGGGAGATGGGGTACAATGTGGAGACCAACGCCGAATATCTGGACAGCATGAAAGGCCAGTTCGCCATCGTCCAGGCCGTGCTCGGAGGAATCGGAGCAGTCTCCCTTCTGGTTGCGGCAATCGGAATTGCCAATACGATGATGATGTCCATCTATGAACGGACCAAAGAGATCGGCGTCATCAAAGTATTGGGCTGCAGCCTGAAGAACATCAAGCAGATGTTCCTGATAGAAGCGGCATTCATAGGCCTGATCGGCGGCGTCATCGGAAATATCCTAAGTTTCCTGATGTCCTTTGTCATCAATATCCTGACCGGCAATGGAGCGGCAATGGGCATCGATGGAAATATCTCGTACATCCCCTGGTGGCTGGTGATCCTGTCCATGGGATTCGCAATGCTGGTAGGCGTGGCCGCGGGATACTTCCCATCGCTAAGGGCAATGAGGCTGAGCCCGCTGGCGGCGATACGGAGCGAGTAA
- a CDS encoding ABC transporter ATP-binding protein — translation MGKVIEVRDLYKLYRVGDEIVRALDGVNFDICEGEFCAIVGTSGSGKSTLLNMLAGLEKPTKGSVVIAGQHIETLNEDQLVRFRRDNVGFIFQSFHLLGTMNAVENVALPLSFRGIPRDIRLKKADKMLDLVNLKKHKKHLPNQMSGGQQQRVGVARALVVDPKIIFADEPTGNLDSHTSEEVMELMQKVVREQKKTLVMVTHDEHLANYADRIFHIRDGKILKIEENREKILREDM, via the coding sequence ATGGGAAAAGTAATAGAAGTAAGAGATCTGTATAAGTTATACCGGGTAGGGGATGAGATTGTCCGAGCGCTTGACGGGGTAAATTTCGATATCTGCGAGGGCGAATTCTGCGCGATCGTCGGAACGTCCGGCTCAGGCAAGTCTACCTTGCTGAATATGCTGGCAGGCCTTGAGAAGCCCACGAAGGGAAGCGTAGTGATCGCAGGGCAGCACATTGAGACCTTGAACGAAGACCAGCTGGTGCGGTTCCGACGCGATAACGTAGGATTCATCTTCCAGTCTTTCCATCTGCTGGGGACTATGAACGCGGTGGAGAATGTGGCGCTGCCTCTAAGCTTCCGTGGGATTCCAAGGGATATCCGATTGAAGAAGGCTGACAAGATGCTGGATCTGGTCAACTTAAAGAAGCATAAGAAGCACCTGCCCAACCAGATGTCCGGCGGGCAGCAGCAGAGGGTAGGCGTAGCAAGGGCGCTGGTGGTGGACCCGAAGATCATATTTGCCGATGAGCCAACCGGGAATCTGGATTCCCACACTTCGGAGGAAGTGATGGAACTGATGCAGAAGGTGGTAAGGGAGCAGAAGAAGACGCTGGTTATGGTAACCCATGACGAGCATCTGGCGAATTACGCAGACAGGATCTTCCACATCCGGGATGGAAAGATTCTTAAGATAGAAGAGAACCGGGAAAAAATATTGAGGGAGGATATGTAA
- a CDS encoding SpoVA/SpoVAEb family sporulation membrane protein — protein sequence MEETKLDKQRQQQAYENYVKQKTPVHNLPANMAKAFVTGGAICVIGQAILNFCDKSGLDKDISGGWTSMILVLLSVLLTGFNIYPGIAKWGGAGALVPITGFANSVAAPAIEYKKEGQVMGIGCKIFTIAGPVILYGIFTSWLLGLGYWILKISGVF from the coding sequence ATGGAGGAAACAAAATTGGATAAGCAAAGACAGCAGCAAGCATACGAAAATTATGTAAAACAGAAGACGCCGGTCCACAATCTTCCGGCCAATATGGCAAAGGCTTTTGTGACCGGCGGAGCCATCTGCGTGATCGGACAGGCAATCCTTAATTTCTGCGATAAATCAGGACTTGATAAGGATATCAGCGGAGGATGGACCTCCATGATACTCGTTCTTTTAAGCGTCCTTCTGACAGGGTTTAACATTTACCCAGGGATAGCGAAATGGGGAGGTGCCGGCGCGCTGGTACCCATTACCGGATTCGCCAACTCTGTGGCCGCTCCAGCGATCGAATACAAGAAAGAAGGACAGGTCATGGGCATCGGCTGCAAGATCTTTACCATTGCAGGCCCGGTCATCCTGTATGGAATATTTACCAGCTGGCTACTGGGGCTTGGCTACTGGATATTGAAGATAAGCGGGGTATTTTAA
- a CDS encoding stage V sporulation protein AA, whose protein sequence is MAANSETVYIKADRNVEVTKAEVTLGDVVTMECANPSVVPKLNTIKLLKFHHTDKKHQNRTTVSILRVIECIHEQFPNMDVQSMGEADFIVTYEEQQTAGGAVHLMKVVGVVIISFIGAAFSIMAFNNDVGTTKMFSQIYELVTGKTNSGFTILELTYCIGLTIGILTFFNHFGKKKFSVDPTPMEVEMRLYENDIQTTLIETYSRKEKELDVGSTNTTGNHRS, encoded by the coding sequence ATGGCGGCAAATAGCGAAACCGTATATATAAAGGCGGATAGAAATGTAGAGGTCACCAAGGCGGAAGTAACCCTTGGCGACGTAGTGACTATGGAATGCGCGAATCCGTCCGTAGTTCCAAAACTGAATACGATCAAGCTTTTAAAGTTCCATCATACGGATAAGAAGCACCAGAATCGAACCACGGTGTCCATCCTGAGGGTTATTGAATGCATCCATGAGCAGTTTCCCAATATGGATGTCCAGAGCATGGGAGAAGCAGACTTTATCGTTACCTATGAGGAGCAGCAGACTGCCGGAGGCGCCGTGCACCTGATGAAGGTGGTGGGCGTGGTGATCATCAGCTTTATCGGCGCGGCATTCTCCATTATGGCGTTCAACAATGACGTGGGGACGACCAAGATGTTCTCACAGATTTATGAACTGGTCACTGGCAAGACGAACAGCGGATTTACGATTCTGGAACTGACTTACTGTATTGGACTTACGATAGGAATACTGACATTTTTCAATCATTTTGGAAAAAAGAAGTTTTCGGTAGACCCAACTCCTATGGAAGTGGAAATGCGTTTATATGAGAATGATATCCAGACGACCCTGATAGAGACATATTCCAGAAAGGAGAAAGAACTGGATGTGGGCAGCACAAATACTACTGGCAATCATCGGTCTTAG
- a CDS encoding stage V sporulation protein AB — translation MWAAQILLAIIGLSAGVAVAGGLFSFVIGLGVVSDFADRTHTGEHILLYEDSVALGGILGNIFFIYQISIPHGGWLVPIFGLFGGIFVGCWSMALAEILNLFPIFIRRIKLLRCIPYIILGMALGKGIGAFIFFFNRW, via the coding sequence ATGTGGGCAGCACAAATACTACTGGCAATCATCGGTCTTAGCGCCGGCGTGGCGGTTGCAGGGGGATTGTTTTCCTTTGTGATCGGGCTGGGCGTTGTATCCGACTTTGCGGACAGGACCCATACCGGAGAGCATATCCTTCTGTATGAAGACAGCGTGGCCCTGGGAGGAATTCTGGGGAACATATTTTTTATCTATCAGATCTCGATTCCCCATGGCGGGTGGCTTGTGCCAATCTTTGGCCTGTTCGGGGGAATCTTCGTAGGGTGCTGGTCCATGGCGCTGGCAGAGATATTGAATCTGTTCCCGATCTTTATCCGCAGGATCAAGCTTCTTCGCTGCATTCCCTATATTATATTGGGAATGGCGCTGGGAAAAGGAATCGGAGCATTCATATTCTTCTTCAACCGGTGGTAG
- a CDS encoding Na/Pi cotransporter family protein: MNYLNIIIPFVGGLGMFIYGMQIMAQGLENAAGNKMKSLLEVLTKNKLMGVLLGAAITAVIQSSSATTVMVVGFVNAGIMNLTQAMGVIMGANVGTTVTGWLVSSVEWAKFLSPATLAPIAVMLGVIIMLTGKRRSSKEIASIVVGFGLLFIGITTMSSAVAPLQESEGFRSIFVTLGNNPLLGILAGALVTAIIQSSSASVGILQSLAAAGLVPFSAAIYIIMGQNIGTCITAILSSLGAKKNAKTAALMHLLFNIIGTIIFSVIAIVYFEVLHPEAGVGIITQTEISIVHTAFNIGTTVLLFPVSGWIIKLAKKIGRVEEDTRDKSKVLLDDRILETPSIALQSTVREVARMGEIVKDSLDVAKTVLFTLKDEDIQFLKEEETTVDKLSAGITNYAIKLSALQISEKEHQDVAHLLQLVSDIERISDYCENISEFAETLYEKKVAFSEIGSSQLKEMLDVCIDSYKYALEAFEEKSKEKALKVIEKETQADDLEITLRSRHIKRLTNNQCNTEAGIVFLDTLVCLERISDHARNIAEEVLESVA; encoded by the coding sequence ATGAATTACTTAAACATCATCATACCTTTTGTAGGCGGGCTTGGAATGTTCATCTATGGTATGCAGATCATGGCCCAGGGCCTCGAGAATGCGGCAGGCAATAAGATGAAATCCCTGCTGGAAGTGCTGACGAAGAATAAGCTGATGGGAGTGCTGCTTGGAGCCGCGATCACCGCGGTTATCCAGAGTTCCTCAGCCACTACGGTCATGGTCGTGGGATTTGTAAATGCGGGAATTATGAATCTGACCCAGGCTATGGGCGTCATTATGGGAGCGAATGTAGGTACCACTGTAACCGGATGGCTGGTATCTTCTGTCGAGTGGGCCAAGTTCCTAAGTCCGGCCACTCTGGCTCCGATCGCGGTCATGCTGGGCGTGATCATCATGCTGACCGGGAAAAGACGCTCATCCAAAGAGATCGCCAGCATCGTCGTAGGCTTTGGCTTGTTATTTATTGGTATTACAACTATGTCATCGGCAGTAGCGCCGCTGCAGGAATCAGAAGGATTCCGCAGTATCTTTGTTACACTGGGGAATAACCCGCTTCTTGGAATCCTGGCAGGCGCCCTTGTGACGGCGATCATCCAGAGTTCCTCGGCTTCCGTGGGTATTCTGCAGAGTCTGGCAGCAGCAGGGCTGGTGCCATTCAGTGCTGCTATCTACATTATCATGGGACAGAATATCGGTACCTGTATCACTGCAATCCTGTCAAGCCTTGGCGCGAAGAAGAACGCCAAGACGGCCGCGTTGATGCATCTGCTGTTTAACATCATTGGTACGATTATATTCAGCGTGATCGCTATCGTCTACTTTGAAGTCCTCCATCCGGAGGCAGGCGTTGGCATCATCACGCAGACGGAGATCAGTATTGTTCATACGGCATTTAATATTGGCACGACGGTGCTTCTCTTCCCGGTATCCGGCTGGATTATCAAGCTGGCTAAGAAGATCGGGCGCGTGGAGGAGGATACCCGGGACAAGAGCAAGGTCCTTTTGGACGACCGTATCCTGGAGACGCCAAGCATTGCGCTTCAGTCTACCGTCAGAGAAGTGGCTCGTATGGGCGAGATCGTAAAGGACTCTCTGGATGTTGCCAAGACGGTTCTCTTTACGCTCAAGGATGAGGATATCCAGTTCCTGAAGGAAGAAGAGACTACGGTGGATAAGCTTAGCGCGGGCATTACCAACTATGCGATCAAGCTAAGCGCTCTCCAGATCAGCGAGAAAGAGCATCAAGATGTGGCACACCTTCTTCAACTGGTGTCGGATATAGAACGTATCAGCGATTACTGTGAGAATATCTCTGAATTTGCGGAGACGCTCTATGAAAAGAAGGTAGCATTCTCCGAAATCGGAAGTTCCCAGTTAAAAGAAATGCTGGATGTATGTATTGACAGTTATAAATATGCCTTGGAGGCATTTGAAGAGAAGAGTAAGGAAAAGGCTTTGAAGGTGATTGAAAAAGAGACCCAGGCAGACGATCTGGAGATCACGCTTCGAAGCAGGCACATCAAGCGCCTGACGAACAACCAGTGCAATACGGAGGCTGGGATCGTATTTCTGGATACCCTGGTGTGTCTGGAGCGTATTTCAGACCATGCCCGCAATATTGCGGAAGAAGTGCTGGAAAGTGTTGCATAA
- a CDS encoding PTS transporter subunit IIC, with translation MEKLKKALDRIFIEGLSAMAQGLFATLIIGTIIQQVGTLLGGSVGGMIYVIGKVAASLTGAGIGVAVAYKFKEPPLVVVSAATAGMVGAFASNLLAGTVLVEGTMVYAGPGEPLGAFIAAYVGIFFGHLVAGKTKVDILVTPIVAIGSGAAVGLLLGPPISGFMAWLGSLINWGTEQQPFLMGIIVSVLMGMILTLPISSAALGIILNLSGLAAGAATVGCCCNMVGFAVASYRENKIGGLLAQGIGTSMLQVPNIVRKPVIWLPAILSSAVLGPVGTMVLHMTSNATGSGMGTAGLVGQIMTWQTMIQTEPGMVVLIKILLIQIILPAIVTLGISEFMRKKQWIKFGDMKLEF, from the coding sequence ATGGAAAAGTTAAAAAAAGCATTAGACCGGATTTTTATTGAGGGATTGAGCGCGATGGCGCAAGGGTTATTTGCCACTCTGATCATTGGCACGATTATCCAGCAGGTGGGAACGCTGCTCGGAGGTTCTGTTGGCGGGATGATCTATGTGATTGGGAAGGTTGCGGCTTCTTTGACGGGAGCCGGCATCGGCGTGGCAGTGGCTTATAAGTTCAAAGAACCGCCGCTGGTCGTGGTATCGGCGGCAACTGCCGGAATGGTGGGCGCATTTGCAAGCAATCTTCTGGCTGGCACGGTTCTGGTAGAGGGAACCATGGTATATGCTGGGCCAGGAGAGCCTCTTGGGGCGTTTATCGCAGCCTATGTGGGCATATTCTTCGGTCACCTGGTAGCAGGGAAGACGAAGGTAGATATCCTGGTCACGCCGATTGTAGCAATCGGGTCAGGGGCGGCAGTGGGTCTGCTCCTTGGGCCTCCGATTTCAGGGTTCATGGCATGGCTGGGCTCTTTGATCAACTGGGGGACGGAACAGCAGCCTTTCCTGATGGGAATCATCGTATCCGTATTGATGGGAATGATCCTGACGTTGCCGATCAGTTCCGCGGCGCTTGGAATCATCCTGAATCTGTCCGGACTTGCGGCCGGTGCAGCGACCGTGGGGTGCTGTTGCAACATGGTCGGGTTCGCTGTGGCAAGCTACAGGGAGAATAAGATCGGCGGCCTTTTGGCGCAGGGAATCGGCACATCTATGCTGCAGGTTCCGAACATTGTTAGGAAGCCTGTGATCTGGCTGCCGGCTATATTATCAAGCGCCGTACTGGGACCAGTGGGAACCATGGTGCTGCATATGACCAGCAATGCCACAGGTTCCGGCATGGGTACCGCGGGACTGGTGGGGCAGATCATGACCTGGCAGACGATGATCCAGACAGAGCCTGGGATGGTGGTTCTGATCAAGATACTGCTGATCCAGATCATCCTGCCGGCAATCGTTACCCTTGGCATCTCCGAGTTCATGCGCAAGAAGCAGTGGATCAAATTCGGCGACATGAAGCTGGAGTTTTAA